A genomic window from Pirellulales bacterium includes:
- a CDS encoding DUF1800 domain-containing protein, whose amino-acid sequence MRIKTMSIDLSWAWQPYRPDDENPWDLKKAGHLYRRAAFGANVRQLDDAVAAGPEKTIAALLSGGAGIEAFNRQVADMAGSLDLNSEEELRAWWLYRILQSPFPLQVRLTLFWHNHFATSNAKVRNLRFMLGQNELLRRNALGSFRTMLEEISKDPAMMVWLDTSLSKKGTPNENYSRELMELFSLGIGNYTEQDVREGARAFTGWQIADGKFHLNGGQHDNGEKTFLGQQGNWGGEDIVRICLEQEAAPYFIAGKLFRFFISDTIEPTRELLKPLAGRFRESDYDLRGLVETLLRSNLFFSPHAYRTQVKSPVDFAVGIVHGLEGHVGAAPLAVALEGLGQRLFSPPSVKGWLGGTTWINSTTLLLRHNLALALTSTQDNRFTRVQIDPVTVVRKYGKKTDEQIVDFFVQLFLQNDLAADARSSLLDYLANARKQPYPDYWTDQDQEEHRIRAVCHLLLTQAEFQLN is encoded by the coding sequence ATGCGGATCAAAACTATGTCGATCGATCTCTCCTGGGCCTGGCAGCCATACCGCCCCGATGACGAGAATCCATGGGATCTGAAAAAGGCGGGTCATCTCTATCGCCGCGCCGCGTTTGGCGCGAACGTTCGCCAGCTTGATGACGCCGTCGCCGCCGGTCCCGAGAAGACGATCGCCGCGCTCTTGAGCGGCGGCGCCGGGATCGAAGCCTTCAACCGGCAAGTTGCCGATATGGCCGGCTCGCTCGACCTGAATAGCGAGGAAGAGCTGCGGGCCTGGTGGCTCTACCGCATCCTGCAAAGCCCGTTTCCGCTCCAAGTGCGGCTTACGCTGTTCTGGCACAATCACTTCGCCACCAGCAACGCCAAAGTCCGCAATCTCCGCTTCATGCTCGGCCAGAACGAGCTGCTGCGCCGCAATGCGCTGGGTAGCTTTCGCACAATGCTCGAAGAGATTTCAAAGGACCCGGCCATGATGGTCTGGCTCGACACCAGCCTGAGCAAGAAGGGAACGCCGAACGAGAACTATTCCCGCGAGCTGATGGAACTCTTCAGTCTGGGGATCGGCAACTATACCGAGCAGGACGTGCGCGAAGGGGCTCGCGCGTTCACCGGCTGGCAAATCGCAGATGGCAAGTTCCATCTCAACGGCGGTCAGCACGACAACGGCGAAAAGACGTTTCTCGGCCAGCAGGGGAATTGGGGCGGCGAAGACATTGTGCGAATCTGTCTCGAACAAGAGGCCGCGCCCTACTTCATCGCCGGCAAGCTCTTTCGCTTCTTCATCAGCGACACGATCGAGCCGACGCGCGAGCTGCTCAAACCATTGGCCGGCCGGTTTCGCGAGAGCGATTACGATCTTCGTGGCCTGGTTGAGACGTTGCTCCGGTCGAATCTATTCTTCTCGCCGCACGCCTACCGCACGCAGGTCAAGTCGCCCGTCGATTTCGCGGTCGGCATCGTGCATGGGCTGGAAGGGCACGTCGGCGCGGCACCGCTGGCGGTGGCGCTGGAAGGCTTGGGGCAGCGGCTGTTTTCGCCACCGTCGGTGAAGGGCTGGCTCGGCGGCACGACCTGGATCAACTCGACCACGTTGCTCTTGCGGCACAATTTGGCGCTTGCGCTCACGTCTACTCAAGACAATCGCTTTACACGGGTACAGATCGATCCCGTTACGGTTGTCCGCAAATACGGCAAGAAGACCGACGAGCAGATTGTCGATTTCTTCGTGCAGTTGTTTTTGCAAAACGATCTGGCCGCTGATGCCCGATCGAGCCTGTTGGATTATCTGGCAAACGCCCGCAAACAACCGTATCCTGATTATTGGACGGACCAAGACCAGGAAGAACACCGCATCCGCGCCGTCTGCCACCTGCTGCTGACGCAAGCGGAGTTTCAGTTGAACTAA
- a CDS encoding DUF1501 domain-containing protein translates to MQSRREFVKATLAGAGVVAWGQTAPLFLSRTALAAGSTGKPGTKETVLVVVQLTGGNDGLNTVVPFSDDGYDKLRKDLRLPTNDLKKINDSLGLHPSLGGLAELLEDHALCVVQGVGYPNPNESHFRSMDIWQAASLAENLTEGWLGKALVQMPASPAFHVAAPNEQSWLTLAGAPAKVPSITNLQEFQLQTLAASGADHDQQRQLIERDASRKSAAGEGTGQPALLDFVRHTAVNTYANSQRLRELAKNYQPKVPYPASGLSDRLKLVAQLIEADFGARIFYVTLNGFDTHANQLAVHANLLRELSDAAAAFFKDMSARGHRDRIMMMTFSEFGRRAKENQSQGTDHGSAAPMFLIGGRVRSGVVGAHPSLSDLYMDKLKHHTDFRQVYAAVLDQWLGVSSKQVLGGDFKPVEILRG, encoded by the coding sequence ATGCAATCCCGCCGTGAATTCGTCAAAGCGACTTTGGCCGGCGCCGGCGTCGTCGCCTGGGGACAAACCGCTCCATTATTCTTGAGCCGGACGGCGTTAGCCGCCGGATCAACCGGCAAACCGGGGACGAAGGAAACCGTGCTCGTCGTCGTCCAACTCACCGGCGGCAACGATGGTCTGAATACCGTCGTTCCGTTCTCCGACGACGGATACGACAAACTCCGCAAGGACCTGCGGCTGCCGACCAACGACCTCAAGAAAATCAACGACTCGCTCGGCCTTCATCCGTCGCTCGGCGGACTCGCGGAGTTGCTCGAAGATCATGCGCTGTGCGTCGTCCAGGGAGTCGGCTATCCAAATCCCAACGAGTCGCATTTCCGCTCGATGGATATATGGCAGGCCGCCAGCCTCGCCGAGAACCTTACGGAGGGTTGGCTCGGCAAGGCGCTCGTGCAAATGCCGGCCAGCCCGGCGTTCCACGTCGCGGCGCCGAACGAACAAAGTTGGCTGACGCTCGCCGGCGCGCCCGCGAAAGTGCCTTCGATCACCAACCTGCAAGAGTTCCAATTGCAAACGCTCGCTGCCAGCGGCGCCGATCACGACCAGCAACGTCAACTCATCGAACGCGACGCCAGCCGCAAGTCCGCCGCCGGCGAAGGAACCGGCCAACCCGCGCTCTTGGACTTTGTCCGCCACACGGCCGTGAACACCTATGCCAATAGCCAGCGGCTCCGCGAGCTGGCCAAGAACTATCAGCCCAAGGTCCCCTATCCGGCCAGCGGACTGTCCGATCGATTGAAACTCGTCGCGCAATTGATCGAGGCCGACTTCGGCGCGCGGATCTTCTATGTCACCCTCAACGGATTCGACACGCACGCCAACCAATTGGCCGTGCACGCCAACCTGCTCCGCGAATTGTCCGACGCCGCGGCCGCATTCTTCAAAGACATGTCGGCCCGCGGACATCGCGATCGGATCATGATGATGACGTTCTCGGAATTCGGCCGCCGGGCCAAGGAGAACCAAAGCCAAGGGACCGACCACGGCTCGGCCGCTCCGATGTTCCTGATCGGCGGCCGGGTGCGCTCGGGCGTCGTCGGCGCGCATCCGAGCCTCAGCGATCTTTACATGGACAAGCTCAAGCACCACACGGATTTCCGCCAGGTCTACGCCGCCGTCCTCGACCAATGGCTCGGCGTGTCGAGCAAGCAAGTGCTGGGGGGCGATTTCAAGCCGGTGGAAATCTTGCGCGGCTGA